Within Trichoderma atroviride chromosome 2, complete sequence, the genomic segment TAGGGGGGGGGGCTTTGGTGGCTGGCTATGtattgcttttttctctttcttcttctctctaaGAATATGACACGAGCTAGGAATGAGTGAAATGCCCCGATATTTGATTTCTATACTTTACTTTCTGCTTTTCCGccctttctccttttttttcgttgCTGCGGCTTAGCTGTATTATAGAAGAAAAGGGTGGCGAGAGATTTGATTAATGCgatgctctttttttttttttttttttttttttttttttttttcacttttccgccctttttctttggttGGCGGAATAACGTTATTTTGTATGCATTATGTACGTTTTCGAGACTTAGAACGAATGAATGGAATGAGATGTATTTTCTGTATAAATGGAAAGAGTTGAGAGTAAAAACGGTTGCCTGATTTCCATGGTTATTCAGCTGTGCATGTATATTGGATCAATCTACTAGGTCGATATCATGTATCTTGATGGCTCCCCATCTTCAATCTATTTAAACCAGTTGATAtgcttttataaaaaagcaaGACATAAAAAAGTCCCAGAAAACGCAAAACACCCAAGCGCCAGTTATTACCCGTGATTTCATATCATACATGGATATATAGGATTCCTAGCCCTAATTCATCACCGCCTGTCCTGTCCAGGAGCAGGAGGTCCGCCAGCGGGAAACCCAGGCGGTGGCAAGCCTCCGGGAGGAGGGAACGCGTGCTGTCCCGGCGCAGGCATGCCGGGGAAGTTTGGCGGGGGGGAGACCAGATGCGCCGGGAGCACCCGGAGGAGGGAAGGGAAGGCCGCCCGGAGGAGGAAATGGGAGGCCGTTGGGAGGCATCGGGGGCATTCCGTTGGGGCCGGGAGGGAAAGGAGGCATGCCGCGACCACCAGGGGGGAGCTGTAAGTCTGGGTAGTTAGAAATTGACGTGGCGAGAGGTTTTTGAATATCAAGGGGGGGGGTAGAACGTACGCGGGAGACCTTGAGGGAACTGTCCGAGGGGAGCTCCAGGTATGCCTGGGAAGGGCGGAGGGACACCTAGGAATCAAGCAGCGTTAGCTTCTATTGCGCATCATAGACTCCTCAGCCACATCTTTATAGATTCGGAGTAGAGCGGCGAAGAAAGAGAATCTAAGGGGAGAGGATAGGATTGCCATCGCATAGCTTACCGCCGGGGAACCCAAACGGCGGGAATGCGTGGCCGGGCTGGTTCTGAAGAAGCATCGGGTTCGCGTGGGCCTGGCCCTCGGCGGCGTAGGAAGAGGTGATGGAGTCGATGACGGACTGGGCCTTTTCGTGGCCGATTTCTagacgaggatgaagggTTAGtcggcggcgagaagaaaGGAGGGAGGACGGTGACGGTTGAACGAACGCTGATAGTAGTCTACGACGTTGCGCAGGTGGTTTCGGCCGCTGTTGTGTGCCTTGCGCACTGACATGGAGTCGTGCGTGAGGTAGACATCGCAGTAATCGCCTTTGAAGCCGTGGTTAGTTGGAAACAGGTGAGGTGACATGAGCCTGAGCGCGTCGGTTTCGGCAGCTTACAGAAGACTATATGATCAGATTACGTTAGTTTCGGGTCAATCAACTGGGGGCGAGGGATGCGTTGGCGCTTACACTTGGGCATGGTGGCTAGATTTCgcaaacaagaacaagatgtGTCAAGAAACGGTTGAAGAGTGATGGCTCTTTGTATCAACAGAAACAGGCGTTGGCGCCGAGGCTGCGACATCCAAAAAGTcgacgaggctgctgccgccCCACACGTGATGCCAAACTAAATGGCCTCCTCTGAttggccccccccccctcgccCCCTCCCCCTGTCAGTGCACCAAGTCAAGCCACACCACCAGCAAGCTCTGGCCGAACGCGACACCTTTACCTTTTTGCGGGCTTGGCTTATACTTTTAGAACACATGCTTGTTCTGTCCCCCCAATTCCGCCCTCTGATTGGACTCGACGACTGAAATTCTATTTTCCCATCCCCAAAAGCGAATATCGAATTCAAATtacaaaaaaggaaaataaaaaaaaaaccggcCAATGGCGCTCAAGGCCCTCTCGCCCATGCGCTGGCTCagcggcctgctgctgctcgtcagCGCCGCCAACGCCCTCAAGTTCGACCTGCTCGCCCACCCCGGCGGCGAGAGcctcaagaaggagagatGCATCCGCAACTTTGTGGGCAGCGAcacgctggtggtggtgacgtCGACGGTGGACGGCTACAAGGGAGACGGCATGCTGGTCAACATTCATGTATGTCCATCCGAATATCCGATTCTTGATTcgaggagaggaggggcAGCGCAAAAGgggattgattgattgattgggCTTCACTAacattattattactaggtTCGTGATGCCATTGGCAACGAATACGGCCGAGCCAAGGACGTTGCGGGCGAGTCCCGAATCGTCTTCACCTCCcacgccgacgccgcctTTGACGTCTGCTTCGAGAACCTCTTCAGTGGCAGTACGTTGTCccatctcccttttttctccaCCATCTTTCGACGATATCTACTTCAATCATCCGCTAACACATTTCTCTCCAGACACCAAACCCCGACAGAACCTCCGCGTCGTCGAGCTCGACATCGACATTGGCGCCGACGCAAAGGACTGGTCCGCCATCCAGGCCaccgagaagctcaagcccgtcgaggccgagctgCGCCGCATCGAGGAGCTGACCGGCGAGATTGTCCGCGAGATGGAGTTCCTCCGCTCGCGCGAGCAGAAGCTGCGCGACACAAACGAGAGCACAAACAACCGCGTCAAGTGGTTCGGCGTCGGCACCACCTGGCTGCTGGTCATCCTGTGGGCGTGGCAGATTATGTACCTGAGGGCGTACTTCCGCTCAAAGCACTTGATCTAGGGCGGGTCATGCATCGAAACAAGCTTTGGTGGGGGGTTTTAGACGgaaggggggaaaagaagcagtAAGAGGAGAAATGGAAGGGGGGGCTTTTATTGCGAGACAAACGCTTTGGAGCGTCGTTATTACACGGCTTGCCTCTATGTGGCGTATAGGAATCAAACAtgggagaaaagggggtACATGAGGATGGTGGTAGGCGCTAGCGTTTGCAATATCATGATGTATGAACCATCGAGATGAAGAtttgtttaaaaaaaaaaacacaggggaaaaagaggggaacctgttttttgtttttccaatttaataaagaaaaatttaAATTCACATATATGATCCTGTCAACGCACTCCCGCGGCTCAATTTTGCTCAGTGTCCTCTGTATCACTTAGTTACAAAATCACAAACTGCAAAACATTTAGAGAGGACAAATTCAAGTCAAAGTCACTGCcaatttctctttttctacgaaaaaagaaaagataaaTGGCACTTTCTTCctatttctcttctcttctgcctctcatTTCCATTTCATGCTATCATTGTGTCCTCCTCTACCTCCCTCCCAGCTAAGCCCCATCCCATCcgcctctccctttttcccaATCAAATTGGTATATATAACTTTCCCTTTCTCATCtaaaagaggaaaaataaaagatagAGCCCGCCCGCCAGTCTAgcacgcaaaaaaaaaatgaaaccAAGGGATTTAATTAAACTAGCCTTCCTCCTCCCAATCAAAAGCAACCAACCAACCAATCAACCTAACCCAGTCCGCCaaacgagagaaaaaaagaaaagaaaagaaaagagacatgGTTGgaaagtagaaaaaaaaaagaggccggAAAATGTATCAAATCAAAACCGAGCGCCTCgccgtctcgtctcgtctcatcATCAGTATGTCTcgttaaaaataaataatgCAATAGAAacgaaaataaaaagagtCCACGCTGCAGCCCCCTCTTACAAGGAACTTGGGGAAAATGTAGGTAGGTGGGATCGAGGGTATCATGAGCAAAAAGGCGGGCATTTCATGAGcagccgagaagaagaaggaataaagaaaatataattagATTTTCTTTccaccttcttcctcttttgttttcagaCTTTCCTTCAAACCACATCACCCCCCTCCTTCCGGCAGTATGCTGCTCAAACTCCTCAATACCATCATGATTGGCATATCTTTGGTCCCCGCGctctttttctccctctcctcccgCTCTCGTAATCTCACGGAACTTAGGCTCAGTACTCTGTCGGCTTCCTTGCCCGCTACCTTGACTCGCTGTTCCAGCTTATGTACGCTGTCTGTTAATTGATCGACTTCGAATTCGAGGGACGATTGGATGTGCCGTAATCGTGCTTGCGTTTGTGATCGTATGCTGGCAAAAGTATTGGTTTCGTCGACGAGGAAGCCTCTGATTTGACCTTCATCGGGGTCTAATAAGTCGAAATCGGGCAACGTTATtgtctctgcttctttttcctgtgGTGTGAATAGAGGTGGCTGGTCAGGCACCGGTTTCCGTATGGCTAACCacgctttcttttcttcttgcaaTCTGGGTTAAGTTAGCTTATAGTCCTATATAACCCAATGCATACCTAATGACTTGCCTCTTCACTTTTGCTTCTAAAGTAGCCAGCTTCTCGTCTAGCTCAATGTTTCTAGGATTCGGTCTTAGTATGACTGGTGCTTTGGGCAccttctcttctctattGAACCAATCTGAAAACTCTGATCTTGACGAAAAATCTTTAAGTAGCTGATCTTGGATCGCTCGAGCTGGAATAAGAATCTTGGTTAGCAAGAAGGGCGCTCTCAACAACTTATCCCATTCAATGACGAGAAATCCTCACCTCCAAGAACTGCACCAGAGTTCAGGGTCCCCCGCGGCTTAGCTGACAGTGCCCGCTCGCCACACCATATCAACAGCTGCTTCATCCGCCGCGGCTCCAGCAAATCCGCCTCGATATGCTTGTAAAACGCAGCAGTGCTGACTTCGCGATGGGGAATCGCTGTCTGCCCGCTCTCAATCAATGAGCTTGCTCTCCGTCCACGAGATCCCAGACTGCTTCTGCGGCTGCCGCCGgtccccccctttttgcGCATTTCTTTATTGCGGTTGATTATTGGCGTGTCGCTCATTGGTAGCTTAATTTTAGTTGGCTCAGTCGACGTCTCGTGCACAGGTGAGTCCACTATCGAAGCGTCCTCctcaagctcttcctcctgTATTACTGGTGGGGGCGGTGCTTTTGATTTTGCCGTCTTTTTGCCacggctctggctgctcGATGAGCCATTTGCccgtggcggaggaggcgcttgctgctgctcttccgGTGCTGCATCGTCGCTTGATAATCGCGAGCTTTTCCTCGTCCCTCTTTTCGATACTTTTGCAGGCGGTTCATCCTGGATCGCGTCATTGGACGACGCTTTTCGTCGTGAGGGCGCCTTCTTTGCCGTTGTTGTCGCCTTCGGAGCCTTTTGCGCCGCGATCAGCTCcacgtcctcatcatcatcacggGTTGACGCTCTCGCCGACCGATTTTTCGCCGCGACAGTCGCTGCCGATGGTGGCCTCCCTCTTCCCGATTTCCGTACAGGGAGAGCTACCGGCTCTGGCGGCTCTTCGGTGGTTTTCGCCTTTTTAGATTTCCGCACAAATTGAAAGTCGTCGTCCTGTTCGTATTCGGCGGCTGCTCGTCTAGTCAgcatttcttcctctcttcctcccccGCTTTCTCCTTCTAATGATAAGGGTCCAACAAACCCGGCTGGCGCTTTGATCGGCGCGCTGGCTGGTCGTTCATGCTAAGAAGTTCCAGCGGCTGTCGAATGGTGGTAATGAGAGTCGTCATGGATGGCTTCTTCGGAAGCTCCTCTTGGTGGATCGCATGAGAGATTGACAGGCTGCCGTCGCGAATTGCAGGTTTCTGCGCCCCAAATACGGCAGCACAAAAAATCCTGTCGCCGTCGAGAGAGGTTCAAAAGTGTCGCGTGTGCTGATGAGGCGGTAGAAGATTGGGGTTTTTTATTCAGCCTTGTCGCGTCAAATGCCTGCGCGCGTGTTTCGCTCGTTCGTCCACCGCATCCACCTGCGGCGCAATCGCTGCTGAATTTCCCCGCCTAAATAATGCCCAGTCCGGGAGGATCCAGCCTGTATCGATGCTGCGTATGCGCTGCTCCGTCTTTGCCGGACGAAGATGGAAACTGTGCTCGTAGAGACCGCCAAAgtgttctttcttttgcattGGCAGTGTTTACTTTTAGGAGCATGCGAGAGGACGCTTTTCCAAGGCTGGCGCTAGTCCTGTTTCGGACAGACACTACCCCACCCCCTCGGTCTCatcatggcggcggctgatTGGCTGGCTGCAGGAGCTTTAGCTGAGCAACTGAGCCAGAGACATTCGGCTGCGCTAAAGCTTGAACGTCCCAACTCCAACAGAGAGCTATCGTGGGAACGTGGATAGCTTAACGCCGGAGTAAACGCCAAGATACTAGTTTCAGAC encodes:
- a CDS encoding uncharacterized protein (BUSCO:EOG092D4H30), with amino-acid sequence MPKFFCDYCDVYLTHDSMSVRKAHNSGRNHLRNVVDYYQQIGHEKAQSVIDSITSSYAAEGQAHANPMLLQNQPGHAFPPFGFPGGKLCDGNPILSP
- a CDS encoding uncharacterized protein (SECRETED:SignalP(1-24)~TransMembrane:1 (n11-19c24/25o191-211i)) translates to MALKALSPMRWLSGLLLLVSAANALKFDLLAHPGGESLKKERCIRNFVGSDTLVVVTSTVDGYKGDGMLVNIHVRDAIGNEYGRAKDVAGESRIVFTSHADAAFDVCFENLFSGNTKPRQNLRVVELDIDIGADAKDWSAIQATEKLKPVEAELRRIEELTGEIVREMEFLRSREQKLRDTNESTNNRVKWFGVGTTWLLVILWAWQIMYLRAYFRSKHLI